In Enterocloster clostridioformis, one genomic interval encodes:
- the purN gene encoding phosphoribosylglycinamide formyltransferase has product MLRVGVLVSGGGTNLQAILDAVDHGDITNAEISVVISNNPGAYALERARKHGIRAVCISPKQFPARDAFNQAFLAKIDEYDLDLIVLAGFLVMIPAAMTEKYKGRIINIHPSLIPSFCGVGYYGLKVHEAALARGVKVTGATVHYVDGGMDTGPIILQKAVEVEEGDTPEILQRRVMEQAEWVILPRAINMIANGQ; this is encoded by the coding sequence ATGCTAAGAGTAGGCGTACTGGTATCCGGCGGCGGAACCAATCTCCAGGCTATTTTGGACGCCGTGGATCATGGTGATATTACCAATGCAGAGATATCCGTTGTCATCAGTAATAATCCGGGGGCCTATGCTCTGGAGAGAGCCAGAAAGCATGGGATCCGGGCTGTCTGCATTTCTCCAAAACAGTTTCCGGCCAGGGATGCGTTCAACCAGGCATTTCTCGCCAAAATAGATGAATATGATTTGGATTTGATTGTACTGGCCGGATTCCTGGTGATGATTCCGGCGGCCATGACTGAGAAGTATAAGGGACGCATCATCAATATCCATCCATCCCTGATTCCCTCTTTCTGCGGTGTGGGTTACTATGGGCTTAAGGTCCACGAGGCGGCCCTGGCTCGCGGCGTGAAGGTGACAGGGGCAACGGTCCACTATGTGGACGGAGGTATGGATACCGGCCCCATTATCCTCCAAAAGGCAGTGGAGGTGGAGGAGGGGGATACCCCTGAGATTCTGCAGAGAAGGGTCATGGAGCAGGCAGAGTGGGTAATCCTTCCCAGGGCAATCAACATGATTGCAAATGGGCAGTAG
- the purD gene encoding phosphoribosylamine--glycine ligase — MKVLIVGGGGREHAIAWKISQSPKVEKLYCAPGNAGIAKVAECVDIGVMDFEKLVAFAGEQAIDLVVVGPDDPLAAGAVDAFEDAGIRVFGPGKNAAILEASKAFSKDLMKKYNIPSAAYETFDSPEAALTYLETAPMPIVLKADGLALGKGVLICNTREEAKEGVKTLMLDKQFGSAGDRIVIEEFMTGREVSVLSFVDGHTIKIMTSAQDHKRAKDGDQGLNTGGMGTFSPSPFYTDEVDAFCRKYVYQPTVDAMKAEGREFKGIIFFGLMLTENGPKVLEYNARFGDPETQVVLPRMKNDIVDVFEACVDGTLDQIELEFEDNAAVCVVLASDGYPEHYEKGYKIDGLDRFDGQDGYYVFHAGSKFDKDGNVVTNGGRVLGVTAKGNTLKEARENAYKAAEWVEFGNKYMRHDIGKAIDEA; from the coding sequence ATGAAAGTATTGATAGTAGGAGGCGGCGGACGTGAGCATGCAATCGCATGGAAGATATCCCAGAGCCCGAAGGTGGAGAAGCTTTACTGCGCTCCCGGCAACGCGGGTATTGCCAAGGTGGCTGAATGCGTTGACATCGGCGTCATGGACTTTGAGAAGCTGGTCGCATTTGCCGGAGAGCAGGCCATTGATTTGGTGGTGGTAGGACCGGATGACCCGCTGGCGGCCGGCGCAGTGGATGCATTTGAAGATGCAGGCATCCGCGTGTTCGGCCCCGGGAAAAACGCTGCCATACTGGAAGCTTCCAAGGCATTTTCCAAGGATTTGATGAAGAAGTACAACATTCCTTCTGCCGCTTATGAGACATTTGATTCCCCGGAAGCAGCCCTTACATACCTGGAGACAGCTCCCATGCCTATCGTGCTGAAAGCGGACGGCCTGGCGCTGGGAAAGGGCGTGCTTATCTGCAACACCAGGGAGGAAGCAAAGGAAGGCGTTAAGACCCTGATGCTGGATAAACAGTTTGGCTCCGCGGGTGACAGAATTGTGATTGAGGAGTTCATGACAGGGCGGGAGGTTTCCGTGCTCTCCTTTGTGGATGGCCACACTATCAAAATCATGACCTCGGCCCAGGACCACAAGAGAGCCAAGGACGGGGACCAGGGACTGAATACAGGGGGGATGGGAACATTTTCGCCCAGCCCATTCTATACGGACGAGGTGGATGCATTCTGCAGAAAGTATGTGTACCAGCCAACCGTGGACGCCATGAAGGCAGAGGGCAGGGAGTTCAAAGGAATTATCTTCTTTGGCCTGATGCTGACGGAAAACGGCCCCAAGGTGCTGGAGTACAATGCCAGGTTCGGAGATCCGGAGACTCAGGTAGTTCTGCCAAGGATGAAGAATGACATTGTGGATGTGTTTGAAGCCTGCGTGGACGGAACCCTGGACCAGATAGAGCTGGAGTTTGAGGACAATGCAGCCGTATGCGTGGTTCTGGCATCGGACGGATACCCGGAGCATTATGAAAAGGGATATAAGATAGACGGCCTGGACCGGTTTGACGGTCAGGACGGGTATTATGTATTCCATGCCGGAAGCAAGTTCGATAAGGACGGGAATGTAGTGACCAACGGCGGAAGGGTGCTGGGGGTTACGGCAAAAGGTAATACACTGAAGGAAGCCAGGGAGAATGCTTATAAGGCTGCGGAGTGGGTGGAATTTGGGAATAAGTATATGAGGCATGATATTGGGAAGGCGATTGATGAGGCCTAA
- the purM gene encoding phosphoribosylformylglycinamidine cyclo-ligase, producing MMDYKKAGVDIEAGYKSVELMKEYVKGTMRPEVLGGLGGFSGAFSMSAFKGMEEPTLLSGTDGVGTKLKLAFLMDKHDTVGIDCVAMCVNDVVCAGGEPLFFLDYIACGKNVPEKIATIVKGVAEGCRQSGSALIGGETAEMPGFYPEDEYDLAGFSVGIVDKKDLITGENLCAGDVLIGMASSGVHSNGFSLVRKVFEKELTKEGLNTYYDELGTTLGEALLAPTKIYVKALRNVKEAGVTVKACSHITGGGFYENIPRMLKDGVKAVIRKDSYPIPPVFRLLADKGQIEEQMMYNTYNMGLGMIVAVNPADVEKTMEAMRAAGEAPYAVGSIEEGEKGVSLC from the coding sequence ATGATGGATTACAAGAAGGCCGGAGTTGATATTGAGGCAGGCTATAAATCGGTGGAACTGATGAAGGAATATGTAAAGGGAACCATGCGCCCTGAGGTATTAGGCGGTCTGGGTGGATTTTCAGGAGCATTTTCCATGTCCGCGTTCAAGGGGATGGAGGAGCCTACTCTGCTGTCCGGTACTGACGGCGTGGGAACCAAGCTGAAACTGGCATTTCTGATGGATAAGCATGACACAGTGGGAATCGACTGTGTGGCTATGTGTGTCAACGACGTGGTCTGCGCTGGTGGTGAGCCTCTGTTCTTCCTGGATTATATTGCCTGCGGCAAGAATGTTCCGGAGAAAATTGCCACGATTGTAAAGGGTGTGGCTGAGGGATGCAGGCAGTCCGGTTCTGCCCTGATTGGCGGGGAGACAGCAGAGATGCCGGGCTTTTATCCGGAGGATGAGTACGACCTGGCAGGATTCTCTGTGGGTATTGTAGATAAGAAGGACCTGATTACAGGTGAGAACCTGTGTGCGGGGGATGTCCTGATTGGAATGGCTTCTTCCGGTGTACACAGCAATGGCTTTTCGCTGGTGCGCAAGGTATTTGAGAAGGAGCTGACAAAGGAAGGCCTGAACACATATTATGATGAGCTGGGGACCACTCTGGGCGAGGCATTGCTCGCCCCCACCAAGATTTACGTGAAGGCTCTGAGAAATGTAAAGGAAGCAGGCGTTACCGTAAAGGCATGCAGCCATATCACTGGCGGCGGCTTCTATGAGAATATTCCGCGCATGTTAAAAGACGGCGTGAAGGCTGTCATCAGGAAGGACAGCTACCCCATTCCTCCTGTATTCAGGCTGCTGGCTGATAAAGGGCAGATTGAAGAGCAGATGATGTATAATACCTATAATATGGGATTGGGTATGATAGTTGCCGTTAACCCTGCTGATGTGGAGAAAACCATGGAAGCCATGAGGGCAGCAGGCGAAGCTCCTTATGCAGTGGGCTCCATTGAAGAAGGAGAGAAGGGTGTGTCCTTATGCTAA
- a CDS encoding class II aldolase/adducin family protein, which yields MELSYMELREQICDVCHKMWQLGWVAANDGNVSARLDDGTFLATPTGMSKSFITPEKLVRIDGKGEVLEGLPGYRPSSEIKMHLRCYKEREDVNSVLHAHPPVATGYAVANVPLDEYSMIETVIGLGSIPVTPYGTPSTYEVPDNIAPYLGEHDAMLLQNHGALTVGADVITAYYRMETLELFAKISLNARMLGGAQEISRENIDRLISMRKGYGVTGRHPGYKKYSKQGENRC from the coding sequence ATGGAATTAAGCTATATGGAACTAAGGGAACAGATTTGCGATGTGTGCCATAAGATGTGGCAGCTTGGCTGGGTGGCAGCCAATGACGGCAACGTGTCCGCCAGGCTGGATGACGGAACCTTTCTTGCCACTCCCACCGGAATGAGCAAAAGTTTCATCACACCGGAAAAACTGGTTCGTATCGATGGGAAAGGCGAGGTGTTGGAAGGCCTTCCCGGATACAGGCCCTCTTCAGAGATTAAGATGCATCTCCGCTGCTATAAAGAGCGTGAGGATGTAAATTCCGTGCTTCACGCCCACCCGCCTGTGGCCACCGGATACGCGGTAGCCAATGTGCCGTTGGACGAGTACTCTATGATTGAGACGGTAATTGGTCTGGGTTCGATTCCGGTAACGCCTTACGGAACCCCTTCCACTTACGAAGTACCGGATAACATAGCGCCTTATCTGGGGGAACATGACGCAATGCTCCTTCAGAATCATGGAGCTTTGACCGTGGGGGCTGATGTGATTACCGCTTATTACCGCATGGAAACACTGGAACTCTTTGCAAAAATCAGCCTTAACGCCAGAATGCTGGGAGGTGCACAGGAAATATCCAGGGAAAATATTGACCGCCTTATCTCAATGAGGAAAGGATAT
- a CDS encoding Abi family protein → MATKTFSSFQDQVRWLKDEKQLIITDPEYAKETLKHIGYFPLMGGYKHLFRIPLTKKYKEGTTFEEIVALYEFDSELRELFFKYLLQIERHLRSLISYYFSEKYGESQNAYLNINNYNNSQRNHRTVSKLISTLNRAASTTDYDYINYYRATYGNIPLWVLINVLTFGNLSKMYQVIPQSLQSKICKNFTAINQKQMEQFLSVLTKFRNVCAHGERLFTYRTIDNISDLPLHRKMSIPLVGIQYQYGKNDLFAVVIAFRYLIPNKDFHVFQRKLSRLIDNVSANLTHINSLELLERMGFPQNWKKITRYRLTP, encoded by the coding sequence ATGGCAACAAAAACATTTTCCTCTTTCCAGGATCAAGTCAGATGGCTAAAGGATGAGAAACAGCTTATTATCACTGACCCTGAATATGCAAAAGAAACCTTAAAGCATATCGGCTATTTCCCTTTGATGGGTGGATATAAACACCTGTTCCGCATCCCACTGACAAAGAAATATAAGGAAGGAACCACATTTGAAGAAATCGTTGCCTTGTACGAATTTGATTCGGAACTAAGAGAATTATTTTTCAAGTACCTGCTACAGATAGAGCGGCATCTCCGTTCCCTGATCTCCTATTATTTTTCCGAAAAATACGGGGAATCTCAAAATGCCTACCTGAACATCAATAACTATAATAACAGCCAGCGCAACCACCGCACAGTTTCAAAACTGATTTCTACCCTCAATCGGGCGGCATCGACCACCGACTATGACTATATCAATTATTACCGTGCTACATATGGAAACATACCGCTTTGGGTGCTGATCAATGTCCTTACGTTTGGGAACCTGTCAAAAATGTACCAGGTAATACCCCAATCCTTACAATCGAAAATATGTAAAAATTTTACAGCCATTAACCAGAAGCAGATGGAGCAGTTCCTTTCTGTCCTTACAAAATTCAGGAATGTCTGCGCCCATGGAGAACGGCTTTTTACTTACCGGACAATAGACAATATTTCCGACCTCCCACTGCACAGGAAAATGTCCATACCTTTAGTGGGAATCCAGTACCAATATGGCAAGAATGACCTGTTTGCCGTTGTCATTGCCTTCCGATATTTAATCCCCAATAAAGATTTTCACGTTTTCCAAAGGAAGCTGTCGCGCCTAATTGATAACGTATCTGCAAACCTTACGCACATAAACAGCTTAGAATTGCTTGAGCGAATGGGATTTCCTCAAAACTGGAAAAAAATAACCCGTTATCGCCTGACTCCATAA
- a CDS encoding L-fucose isomerase, whose amino-acid sequence MAASRLIGSYPVIGIRPTIDGRQGYMKVRESMEEQTMNMAKSAAALFRENLFYSNGEPVNVVIADSTIGRAGESAACADKFRRAGVDITLTVTPCWCYGAETMDMDPHTIKGVWGFNGTERPGAVYLASVLATHAQKGLPAFGIYGHDVQDADDTSIPEDVKEKLLRFGRAAVAAATMRGKSYLQIGSICMGIGGSIIDPAFIEEYLGMRVESVDEVELIRRMSEEIYDKKEFEKALAWTKANCKEGFDKNPPEVQKTREQKDRDWEFVVKMMCIIKDLMNGNPNLPEGREEERIGHNAIAAGFQGQRQWTDFYPNGDFAESMLNSSFDWNGAREPYILATENDTLNGLGMLFMKLLTNRAQIFADVRTYWSPEAVKKAAGYDLEGVAKEAGGFLHLINSGAACLDATGKALDEDGQPVMKPWYEVTADDQKAMLEATTWNEADFGYFRGGGYSSRYVTEAQMPCTMIRLNLVKGLGPMLQIAEGWTVKLPDDVTDILWKRTDYTWPCTWFAPRVTGRGAFASAYDVMNNWGANHGAISYGHIGADLITLCSILRIPVSMHNVPEEKIFRPAAWNAFGMDKEGQDFRACAAYGPLYK is encoded by the coding sequence ATGGCAGCAAGCAGATTGATTGGGTCTTATCCGGTTATCGGCATCAGACCCACAATAGACGGAAGACAGGGATATATGAAAGTAAGGGAATCCATGGAAGAACAGACCATGAATATGGCCAAAAGCGCGGCGGCCCTGTTTAGGGAAAATCTTTTTTACAGCAATGGAGAACCGGTAAACGTAGTGATTGCGGATTCCACCATTGGACGGGCGGGGGAAAGCGCGGCCTGCGCGGATAAATTCCGCAGAGCCGGAGTGGATATTACCCTGACTGTGACCCCATGCTGGTGTTACGGTGCAGAGACCATGGACATGGATCCGCATACAATCAAGGGCGTGTGGGGATTTAACGGAACGGAGAGACCCGGTGCCGTATATCTCGCCTCTGTACTGGCTACCCATGCGCAGAAGGGGCTTCCGGCTTTTGGTATCTATGGACATGATGTCCAGGATGCTGATGATACAAGTATACCTGAGGATGTAAAAGAAAAACTTCTCCGTTTTGGACGCGCCGCAGTGGCTGCCGCTACCATGAGGGGAAAGTCATATCTCCAGATAGGTTCTATCTGCATGGGAATTGGAGGTTCCATCATAGACCCGGCATTTATTGAGGAATATCTCGGGATGCGGGTGGAATCCGTAGACGAAGTGGAACTGATCCGCCGTATGAGTGAGGAAATATACGATAAAAAAGAGTTTGAAAAGGCCCTTGCATGGACAAAGGCAAACTGTAAGGAAGGCTTTGACAAGAACCCTCCCGAAGTTCAGAAGACCCGGGAACAGAAGGATAGGGATTGGGAATTCGTAGTTAAGATGATGTGCATCATCAAGGATTTGATGAATGGGAATCCCAATCTGCCAGAGGGGCGGGAGGAAGAGCGGATCGGACACAATGCCATTGCCGCAGGCTTCCAGGGACAGAGACAGTGGACAGATTTTTATCCCAATGGTGACTTCGCTGAGTCCATGCTGAATTCCTCCTTTGACTGGAACGGCGCAAGGGAGCCATACATACTGGCTACTGAGAATGACACATTAAATGGGCTGGGTATGCTGTTCATGAAGCTGCTCACCAACAGGGCGCAGATTTTCGCGGATGTGCGTACGTACTGGAGCCCTGAGGCTGTTAAGAAGGCAGCCGGATATGATTTGGAAGGGGTCGCAAAGGAAGCAGGCGGTTTCCTGCATCTGATCAATTCCGGAGCGGCCTGTTTGGATGCCACGGGTAAAGCCCTGGATGAAGACGGTCAGCCGGTCATGAAGCCATGGTATGAGGTGACGGCGGACGATCAGAAGGCAATGTTGGAAGCAACCACATGGAATGAGGCTGATTTTGGGTATTTCAGAGGCGGCGGCTATTCTTCCAGATATGTTACAGAAGCCCAGATGCCATGTACGATGATCCGCTTAAACCTGGTAAAGGGACTGGGGCCTATGCTGCAGATTGCAGAAGGCTGGACCGTGAAACTGCCGGACGATGTAACTGACATCTTATGGAAGAGAACGGACTACACATGGCCGTGCACCTGGTTTGCGCCCAGGGTGACAGGCCGGGGCGCATTTGCCTCCGCGTATGACGTGATGAATAACTGGGGAGCTAACCACGGTGCAATCAGCTATGGACATATTGGGGCGGACCTCATTACACTCTGCTCAATCTTAAGGATTCCTGTCAGCATGCACAATGTGCCTGAGGAAAAAATATTCCGTCCTGCAGCCTGGAACGCATTTGGAATGGACAAAGAGGGACAGGATTTCCGTGCCTGTGCGGCCTATGGGCCTTTATATAAGTAA
- a CDS encoding AraC family transcriptional regulator: MHYLDYNEKKQHGTPDFPIEYYHVDEHHPRYNMPFHCHKELEIIRILEGILYLKLDDEEFEAKAGDIIFINEGVIHGGLPHNCIYECIVFDIQRLLMHTDTCRFYIRLITKHQIIVQNHFTKSNRSLHQIIGHLFISMQHSEPGNELITMGTLFEIFGIIYQKGLYQDKADDTKSSRKMMQLKPVLEYIDSNYGQTITLNELSRIAGMSPKYFCSYFHSIIHRTPIDYLNYYRIERACSELSTSDLTLTEVAYRCGFSDVCYFIKTFKRYKGITPRRYRLNIG, encoded by the coding sequence ATGCACTATTTGGACTATAATGAAAAAAAGCAACACGGGACTCCGGATTTTCCTATCGAATATTACCATGTAGACGAGCACCATCCCCGTTATAACATGCCATTCCACTGTCATAAAGAGTTGGAAATCATCCGGATTTTGGAGGGAATCCTCTATTTAAAGTTAGATGATGAAGAATTTGAAGCTAAAGCTGGGGATATTATTTTTATTAATGAGGGGGTTATTCATGGCGGTTTACCTCATAATTGTATTTATGAATGTATTGTGTTCGATATCCAGCGTCTCCTCATGCACACAGATACCTGTCGGTTTTATATCCGCCTTATTACAAAGCATCAGATTATCGTACAGAATCATTTTACAAAAAGCAACCGTTCCCTGCATCAAATTATCGGCCATCTTTTCATATCCATGCAGCATAGTGAGCCTGGAAACGAATTGATAACTATGGGCACTTTATTTGAAATTTTTGGAATTATCTACCAAAAAGGGCTTTATCAGGATAAGGCTGATGATACAAAATCTTCCAGAAAGATGATGCAGCTCAAACCTGTGCTGGAATACATAGATAGTAATTACGGGCAGACTATTACACTGAATGAATTGTCCAGAATTGCCGGAATGTCTCCCAAATATTTCTGCAGCTATTTCCATTCTATCATTCACAGAACCCCCATTGATTACTTGAACTACTATCGTATTGAGCGCGCCTGCAGCGAATTAAGTACCTCTGATTTAACCTTGACAGAGGTAGCCTATAGATGTGGTTTTAGCGATGTATGCTACTTTATCAAAACATTTAAACGTTATAAAGGAATCACACCACGCCGGTATCGCCTAAATATTGGATAG
- the purE gene encoding 5-(carboxyamino)imidazole ribonucleotide mutase has product MAKVGIVMGSDSDMPIMAKAAEILDKLGIDYEMTIISAHREPDVFFDWAKSAEDKGFKVIIAGAGKAAHLPGMCAAIFSMPVIGIPMKTSDLGGVDSLYSIVQMPSGIPVATVAINGGANAGILAAKILAVSDAELLAKLKEYSESLKNDVVKKAGKLEQVGYKEYLAQMK; this is encoded by the coding sequence ATGGCAAAAGTAGGAATTGTAATGGGAAGCGACTCTGATATGCCTATTATGGCAAAGGCGGCTGAGATTCTGGACAAGCTGGGCATTGATTACGAGATGACAATTATTTCCGCGCACAGAGAGCCTGATGTATTCTTTGACTGGGCAAAGTCAGCAGAGGATAAGGGCTTTAAGGTAATCATCGCAGGTGCGGGCAAGGCTGCACATCTTCCCGGTATGTGTGCGGCTATTTTCTCTATGCCGGTCATTGGAATTCCTATGAAGACATCTGACCTGGGCGGTGTGGATTCACTGTATTCCATCGTGCAGATGCCAAGCGGTATCCCGGTGGCAACAGTGGCCATCAACGGCGGTGCCAATGCCGGAATCCTGGCGGCAAAGATACTGGCCGTCTCCGATGCAGAGCTGCTGGCAAAGCTGAAAGAGTATTCTGAAAGCCTGAAGAACGATGTGGTGAAAAAGGCCGGAAAGCTGGAGCAGGTGGGCTACAAGGAATATCTTGCACAGATGAAATAG
- a CDS encoding rhamnulokinase: MSHKNVLAVDFGASSGRVMLGNFDGSRLSIQEIHRFPNDPVILNGTMYWDFLRLFYEVKQGLMKAKRYGKIDSIGVDTWGVDFGLIDKEGNLLENPVHYRDARTAGMLEKSFGKMDKDRFYQITGSQFMEINTVFQLLALLEKRPGLLEGTSRLLLMPDLFNYYLCGAQVSEYSIASTTQMLDARTKMWSKEVLESLGIPERILSGIVPCGTRLGFIKNGICQELGIEPMEVIAVAGHDTQSALAAVPARDKDFIFISCGTWSLFGTELDEPVINGLSERLNITNEGGCQGKISFLKNIIGLWLIQESRRQWIREGKEYSFGHLEQMAADAKPFKALIDPDAPEFVPAGNIPERIRRYCRESGQRVPENEAEIVRCIDESLAFKYRMTLEEIKMCTGREYPAIHMVGGGTQSGLLCQMTANACHCPVIAGPVEATVLGNAAMQLLATGELRDLDQVRSVAGASAKVSIYEPKDTDQWEQVYGQYKKMLE; encoded by the coding sequence ATGAGCCATAAAAATGTACTGGCAGTGGATTTCGGCGCTTCCAGTGGAAGGGTAATGCTGGGAAACTTTGATGGGAGCCGGTTATCTATACAGGAAATCCATCGTTTCCCCAATGATCCGGTTATATTAAACGGAACCATGTACTGGGATTTCCTGCGGCTGTTTTATGAAGTGAAGCAGGGACTGATGAAAGCAAAGAGGTATGGAAAGATTGACAGCATCGGCGTGGATACCTGGGGCGTGGATTTCGGCCTGATTGACAAGGAGGGAAATCTTTTAGAAAACCCGGTGCACTACCGGGATGCGCGGACCGCAGGGATGCTTGAAAAGAGTTTTGGAAAGATGGATAAGGACCGCTTTTATCAGATTACGGGCAGCCAATTTATGGAGATTAACACGGTATTCCAGCTTTTGGCTCTGCTGGAAAAGCGGCCCGGGCTTCTGGAGGGAACTTCCAGACTTCTGTTGATGCCGGACTTATTTAATTATTATCTATGTGGGGCGCAGGTCAGCGAGTACTCCATCGCGTCCACCACGCAGATGCTGGATGCCCGTACTAAGATGTGGTCGAAGGAAGTGTTGGAGAGCCTAGGTATCCCGGAACGGATTCTGAGCGGTATCGTTCCATGTGGAACGAGACTTGGTTTCATAAAAAACGGAATTTGCCAGGAGCTGGGAATTGAGCCCATGGAAGTGATTGCTGTGGCAGGACACGATACGCAGAGTGCCCTTGCGGCTGTTCCTGCCAGGGATAAGGATTTCATCTTCATCAGCTGCGGAACATGGTCGCTGTTTGGCACAGAACTGGACGAACCTGTTATCAACGGGTTGTCAGAACGGCTGAATATCACAAATGAAGGCGGGTGCCAGGGAAAGATTTCCTTCCTCAAGAATATTATCGGGTTGTGGCTGATACAGGAAAGCAGGAGACAGTGGATTCGTGAGGGAAAGGAATACAGTTTCGGACATCTGGAGCAAATGGCCGCGGATGCAAAGCCATTTAAAGCCCTGATTGACCCGGATGCACCAGAGTTTGTTCCGGCTGGAAACATTCCTGAGAGAATCCGGAGATACTGCCGTGAAAGCGGACAGAGGGTACCGGAAAATGAGGCGGAGATTGTGAGATGTATCGACGAGAGCCTGGCGTTTAAGTACCGCATGACATTGGAAGAAATTAAGATGTGTACCGGAAGAGAGTACCCGGCTATCCATATGGTGGGTGGCGGAACACAGAGCGGACTTCTCTGCCAGATGACGGCCAATGCGTGTCATTGTCCGGTGATTGCCGGACCGGTGGAGGCTACTGTACTGGGTAACGCGGCTATGCAGCTGCTTGCAACAGGAGAACTTAGGGATCTGGATCAGGTGAGAAGTGTCGCAGGGGCTTCCGCCAAGGTAAGCATCTATGAGCCGAAAGATACAGATCAATGGGAGCAGGTATACGGACAATATAAAAAGATGCTGGAATGA
- a CDS encoding TnpV protein, with product MELNYYRRGDYLFPDLIIDEEEVSIGKYGMLRRTFLKENRKNWYQSMMLTERKKTSWHGRHI from the coding sequence ATGGAACTGAATTATTATCGGAGAGGAGATTACCTGTTTCCAGATCTTATTATCGATGAGGAGGAAGTATCAATCGGAAAATATGGTATGTTGCGGAGAACATTTTTAAAAGAAAATAGGAAGAACTGGTATCAGAGCATGATGCTAACAGAAAGGAAAAAGACCAGTTGGCATGGGCGGCACATCTGA